GCGCCGCCAGGCACGCGCTCACCGACTGCTGCTCCGTCACCGTCGCGGGCTTGCCCGCCGCCCAGCCCGGCGCCAGGCCCAGCGCGCCCTGCCACGTGTACTTCGTCCCGGTGGTCGGGGACTGGAACGTGCGCGTCTGCCCCTCCGGCACCGCGCACTTCACGATGTACGCCATCAGCGTCGGCGCCATGTCCGCGTTCTGGTTGAACCAGTCGTTGAAGCCGTTCGTGGACAGGCCGTTGGTGGACAGGCCGTTGGTGGACAGGCCGTTCGTCGACAGTCCGTTGGTGGACAGCCCGTTCGTGGACAGCCCGTTGTCCACCTGTTGCGCCTGATCCGCCGTGGCCAGGTTCGCCCCGAGCTCGTCCTCCGGCATCGCGCCGCCGCAACCCACCAGGGCGAGCAGCGCCCCCGTCATCAACGCCGCCTTCAGGGGTTGGCGTGAGGCAACTCGGTTCCACCACTCGCTGCATCCACTTCCAGGCCGAAAAGCAGGGGTGAGGCGCATGTAGGGGCTCCCGCTCGAGGGAAGTCGGAGGTCCGACTTCCAGAATGTCAGGCAGTCCAGGCTTTCAGCTAGAAAGGTGCTGAAACTGTCAGACAGGGGAATCGTGACGGATTCAGGATCGGAAATAAATACGTCTTCGTCAAAAAATTATGGTGTGGGTCCAATTCTCACGGGGCTAGACGTATGCCGGTGAAGGGCATTGGACGACACGACTCAAGTGGGGAACGGCGGGGGAGGAGGAGTGCGGGAACGGCGGGGACGGCTCACTGCTGAGGAGGACCTGCGAGGAACTGGGCTGCGGGGCCGGTGATGGCGAAGCCACCGGGGGCCCTTACGTTCCAGGTTGCCACATGCGTGACCGGACCGCCTACCACCTCGGCCTCCCCGGAGTCGCCGCGCGTCTCCGCCTCTCCATGGTGGAGACAGAGGTGGACGTGGGCGTGGACGGCTTCGGCCAGGCGCTGGGCCTCGGCGTGGAGATCGCGCAGGGCGTGAAGGGTGCGCTCGGCGGCGCCGCCAGAGGACAGGGGCCGCACGCCCAGGAGCGTGGTGCCCGTCTGGAGCGCCAGGAGGAAGCCCTCGCCGCGCAGGCCCTGCTCCAGCGTGTCCAGCACGCTCGCGAGCGCGGCGTACACGGTGTCGTCATCCTGGTCCGCGTCCGGCAGCACGACCTCCGCGTTCACCGCGAGCACCGGGTGCGCCTGGCCCTCCACCTGGCCGGGCTCCTCGGCGGCCTCGCGCAGGGCGGTGAGGAAGGCGTTCACGCTGGGGTAGCGGCGCGTGGCGTCCTTGTCCATGCACCGGAGCACCACCGCGTCCATGGCGGGTGACACCGGCGCGCGCACGCTGGGGCGCGGCGGCGGGGCGTCCAGGTGCATCCGCTCCAGCTCCAGCCGATCATCCGACTGGAACGGATAGCGGCCGGTGAGCAGTTGGTAGAGCAGCACGCCCAGCGCGTACACGTCCGTGGGCGGTCCAATCCGCCCGCCCCGGAACTGCTCGGGCGCCATCGCGTGCGCGGTGCCCAGGCGCTGGCCCGCGGTGGTGAGCCCCTCCTGGCCGGGCTCCTGCTGGATGAGCTTCGCGATGCCGAAGTCCAACAGCTTCAGCCGGGGCTTCTCCCCCTCCTCCACCACGAGGATGTTGCTGGACTTCAGGTCCCGGTGCACGACGCCCGCGCGGTGCGCCGCCTCCAGCGCGCCGCAGATGGGCTCCAGGTACGCCAGCGCGCGCGACGAGGACAGCCGCCCGCGCTCCTGCACCACCTGGCTCAGCGTGCGCCCGGAGAGCAGCTCCATCACGTAGTAGGGGCTGCCGTCCGGCATCAGCCCGAAGTCGTAGACGTCCACGATGTTCGGGTGGTGGATCTGATTGACGACGCGCGCCTCGCGCACGAAGCGCTGGAGCATCTCCCCCTGGTCCGCCAGGTGCGAGTGCAGCACCTTCACCGCCGCGTGCCGCCCCAGGATGCGGTGCTCCGCCTCGTAGACGCTGCCGTGGCCGCCGGCCGCCAGCATGGACTTGAGGACGTATTCACCCGCCAGCGTCCCCGGCCCGCGCTCGGAACGGCTGGGGGTGTCGTGCCCCTTTTCCGGGACGTTCGCGTTCGCTCGCGCCTGGATGCGGAAGGTGCTCTCGGAATCCACCGCCATGAATACCCCGCACCCTACCATCCACGGGGTGGGTCGCGAGTGCCCGTGCCGGGTTGGCTGCCCTGCCTGCCTGCCTGGCCGTTCACCAGGAGTCAGGGTCCCCATCCTGAAGGGGGAGGGGACGTTCATTGGAAGCCGTTGGGGTATGGTTGCGGTCCGGGCCAACGCTTTGGGCCCACATGGAGCACGGCGTCATGCACGACAGGCGGCGTAGACACGGCCAGCCCGAGCGCAGGGGAACGCCAGGGGGCTGTCATACATGATGACGTTGGTGGACGAGCTCACGACCTGCGCGGGCCAGTCGGTCACGGCCCCATCCTCGACGGGTGCGTGCCTCATCCTCATCAGCACCACGACGCCGGCGGCCATTGGCAAGGCGTACCGGTTGGAGCCGGGCGAGCACGTCATCGGGCGTGGATCCGAAGCCGAGGTGCGCATCGATGATCACGGGGTGTCGCGCAAGCACGCGCGCATCCTGCGCAAGTCGGACGGTTCGTGCCTCGTCACGGACCTGGAGTCCACCAACGGCACGTTCCTCAACGGCCTGCCGGTGTCCACCGCGGAGCTGCAGGAGGGCGACCGGCTCCAGGTGGGCACGGTGACGGTGTTCCGCTTCTCCCGCCGCGAGGTGCTGGAGCAGCGCGAGGAGCAGCTGCGCCAGGCGCTGTCCGCCGCGCGCGTGGGCATCTGGGACTGGAACGCGAAGACGGGGCAGGTGACCTGGAGCGAGCACGTGGACCGGCTCCTGGGCCTGGCCGTGGGCAAGCTGTCCGGCCGCGCCATGGACCTGGAGGAGGTGGTGCACCCGGCGGACCTGCCCCGCTTGCGCGCGGGGCTGGCCACGGCGCTGCAGCAGCGCTCGCAGGTGGACGTGGAGTACCGCATCGAGCCCGCGGGCAGCGGCTACCGCTGGATTTCGTGCAAGGGCGACGTGCTGCTGGACGCGGCGGGGCAGCCCGCGCGGGTGACGGGCACGGTGATGGACATCACCGCGCGCAAGCAGGCGGAGCAGGAGCTGCACCGCCAGGCGCTCATCTTCGAGAGCATCTCCGACGGCGTCGTCATCACGGACCTGGCGGGCGGGGTCATCGATTGGAACACCAGCGCGGAGCGCATGTTCGGCAGAAGCCGCAAGGAGGCCATGGGGCAGACGCTCTTCAGCGTGCTGCACCCCGGTGAGCCGGACCGGCTGACGGGGGCCGTCCTCACCGCGCTGGAGGTGCACGGGCGCTGGAGCGGGGAGCTGGAGTTCAAGCGCGCGGACGGCATGGCGTGCGTCTGCGAGTCCGTGGTGGTGCCGCTGCGCGACGCGGAAGGGCGCGTCATCGCGAACATCATGGTGCACCGTGACCTGAGCGAGCGCCGTCAGCTCCAGGCGCGCCTGGTGGTGGCGGACCGGCTCGCCAGCGTGGGCACGCTGGGCGCGGGCGTGGCGCACGAAATCAACAACCCGCTGGCGTACATGCTGGTGAACCTGCACCTCATCCGCGAGGGGCTGGACAAGCTGGAGGCGCAAGGCGCGCCGTCCGAGCCGGTGGCCTCCATCCAGCAGCTGGTGCGCGAGACGACGGAGGGCGCGGAGCGCATCGCGACCATCGTGCGGGACCTGAAGGTGTTCGCGCGCGGCGAGCAGGAGTCGCGCCCCATGCCGGTGGACGTGCGCCGGTCCGTGGAGCTGGCGTGCAAGATGGCGGACAACGTCATCCGCCACCGCGCACGGCTGGTGACGGAGTTCGAACCCGTCCCCGCGGTGGAGGCGAGCGAGGCGCGGCTGTGCCAGGTGTTCCTGAACCTGCTGCTCAACGCGGCGCAGGCGATTCCAGAGGACCCGTCCTCCGTCACCGAGCATGAGATTCGCGCCATCATCCGCCAGGGCGAGCCGGGCAAGGTGGTGGTGGAGGTGCGCGACACCGGCGTGGGCATGACGCCGGAGGTGCTGGGGCGCATCTTCGATCCGTTCTTCACCACCAAGGCGGTGGGCGTGGGCACGGGGCTGGGGCTGTCCATCTGCCACGGCATCGTGGAGTCCATGGGCGGCTCCATCCACGCGGAGAGCACGCCGGGGCGGGGCAGCACCTTCCGCGTGGTGCTGCGCTCGGCGGCGCACGAAGTGGACCTCTACCCGCGCCTGTCCGCGACGGCGCCGGCGGGGGCGCGGGCGCGCATCCTGGTGGTGGATGACGAGCCCAACGTGACGGTGGCGTTGCAGCGCTCGCTGGCCTCCGAGCACGAGGTGTCCACCGCGAACAGCGCGCAGGCCGCGCTGCGGCTGGTGAACGAGGGCGGCCGCTTCGACCTCATCCTCTGCGACGTGATGATGCCGGGGATGACGGGCATGGACCTGTACTTCGAGCTGGGGCGCTCGGCGCCGGAGCAAGCGGGGCGGATGGTGTTCATGACGGGGGGCGCCTTCACGCCGCGCACGACGTCGTTCCTGCGGGACGTGCCCAACCTCAAGCTGAGCAAGCCGCTGGACCTGGCGCAGCTGCGCGAGCTGGTCGGCCGCTCGGCGGAGGCGTCTCGATGAGCGCCTCCTCCGGTCACCCCGCCGCTCCTCCGGAGGCCGCGGCGGGGCCGGAGGCTCCCGTGCCCGTGGCGCCAGCCGGGGTGGGGCTCGCGGGCGCGGCGGCCTCCGAAGGCCGGGAGTGGACGGCCCGGTCGCTGGGGATGGGCTTGCTCATCGGCGCGCTGCTGGCCGTCACCAACCTCTACATGGGGATGAAGACGGGCTGGTGGGACTCGGGCTCCATCACCGCCACGGTGCTGGGGTTCAGTGGCCTGGCGGCCTATGGGCGCAGGCGGGGCGTG
The sequence above is drawn from the Corallococcus sp. NCRR genome and encodes:
- a CDS encoding serine/threonine-protein kinase produces the protein MAVDSESTFRIQARANANVPEKGHDTPSRSERGPGTLAGEYVLKSMLAAGGHGSVYEAEHRILGRHAAVKVLHSHLADQGEMLQRFVREARVVNQIHHPNIVDVYDFGLMPDGSPYYVMELLSGRTLSQVVQERGRLSSSRALAYLEPICGALEAAHRAGVVHRDLKSSNILVVEEGEKPRLKLLDFGIAKLIQQEPGQEGLTTAGQRLGTAHAMAPEQFRGGRIGPPTDVYALGVLLYQLLTGRYPFQSDDRLELERMHLDAPPPRPSVRAPVSPAMDAVVLRCMDKDATRRYPSVNAFLTALREAAEEPGQVEGQAHPVLAVNAEVVLPDADQDDDTVYAALASVLDTLEQGLRGEGFLLALQTGTTLLGVRPLSSGGAAERTLHALRDLHAEAQRLAEAVHAHVHLCLHHGEAETRGDSGEAEVVGGPVTHVATWNVRAPGGFAITGPAAQFLAGPPQQ
- a CDS encoding PAS domain S-box protein — encoded protein: MTLVDELTTCAGQSVTAPSSTGACLILISTTTPAAIGKAYRLEPGEHVIGRGSEAEVRIDDHGVSRKHARILRKSDGSCLVTDLESTNGTFLNGLPVSTAELQEGDRLQVGTVTVFRFSRREVLEQREEQLRQALSAARVGIWDWNAKTGQVTWSEHVDRLLGLAVGKLSGRAMDLEEVVHPADLPRLRAGLATALQQRSQVDVEYRIEPAGSGYRWISCKGDVLLDAAGQPARVTGTVMDITARKQAEQELHRQALIFESISDGVVITDLAGGVIDWNTSAERMFGRSRKEAMGQTLFSVLHPGEPDRLTGAVLTALEVHGRWSGELEFKRADGMACVCESVVVPLRDAEGRVIANIMVHRDLSERRQLQARLVVADRLASVGTLGAGVAHEINNPLAYMLVNLHLIREGLDKLEAQGAPSEPVASIQQLVRETTEGAERIATIVRDLKVFARGEQESRPMPVDVRRSVELACKMADNVIRHRARLVTEFEPVPAVEASEARLCQVFLNLLLNAAQAIPEDPSSVTEHEIRAIIRQGEPGKVVVEVRDTGVGMTPEVLGRIFDPFFTTKAVGVGTGLGLSICHGIVESMGGSIHAESTPGRGSTFRVVLRSAAHEVDLYPRLSATAPAGARARILVVDDEPNVTVALQRSLASEHEVSTANSAQAALRLVNEGGRFDLILCDVMMPGMTGMDLYFELGRSAPEQAGRMVFMTGGAFTPRTTSFLRDVPNLKLSKPLDLAQLRELVGRSAEASR